GGTTGGACCGCTCGCGACGTTTCCGCATCTTTGGCGCCACCTTCTCGGGTCGCTTCCCGGCCAGAACCGAACATTGACCAGGGAGGGCACCGGTGCCAGGATTCGACCAGACGGCCGAGGCAGAGCAACCTTTGCGGCCGCCGTTTGTTGCCGAACCGATGCAAGGGTCCAACTGATCCTTGTCGCTCGGCAGATACCTCGCGTTTCGGGGGATAACAGGCCTTCCGTGGTGTTATCCGGAAACCATGCAATCACTGGTTATGTTGCACCCAGATGCTGAGCGACGATGTAAAAGACCGGATACAGAATTGGGCACTCGCTGAACCTCTAGTTAAAAAGGCGTATGTTTTTGGTAGTAGAGCGAGAGACGATTATAAAGACGATAGTGACTTGGATATTGCAGTAGAGATCCAACCACTACTAGGAGACGAAAACCTCTTAGCAACTTGGATATTTGAAGCCGAAGAGTTAAAAGCAAGACTAGCTGCGGTTGTACCGGAGTATAAGGTTGATCTTCAATGGTTTGATGGGGAAAACACAGAAACGATTAAGGAAGGAATAGAAAAATCTAGCTATGTCATCTACGAAAC
Above is a genomic segment from Thiorhodovibrio litoralis containing:
- a CDS encoding nucleotidyltransferase domain-containing protein — translated: MLSDDVKDRIQNWALAEPLVKKAYVFGSRARDDYKDDSDLDIAVEIQPLLGDENLLATWIFEAEELKARLAAVVPEYKVDLQWFDGENTETIKEGIEKSSYVIYETK